The DNA region CGACCTCGTCGTCACCGACTACCTCTTCCCCGACGGCGACGCCCTCGACCTCATCACCCGCCTCCGCCTGCACAAAGACAACACCCAGCTGCCCATCGTCGTCGTCAGCAGCTGCATGGATGCCACCCTCCTCAACCGCGTCCTCAAAGCCGGCGCCAACGACGGCATGGCCAAGCCCCTCCCCACCGTCGAATTCCGCGCCATGATCGAGCGCATGTTGACCGAGGCCTACATCCGCACCCCCGAAAAATCCATCACCAGCGTCACCTGCTTCCAATGGTCCGCCCACGGCGAATTCCACGAATTCTGCCCCGAGCTCGCCGTCCACCTCTCCAGCACCGACCGCGACGACGTGAACCGCCGCATGACCTCCGCCATCCGCGACCAGCTCACCCAAGGCGCCCGCCTCGGCTTCACCACGCACGAAAAAACCATCACCCACATCGTCCAAACCTGACCCCGCTCGCACGCGATCCCCCACCGCGTGGGC from Nibricoccus aquaticus includes:
- a CDS encoding response regulator — protein: MPFVISHSAFNLQISPREFPSTLASTASIHTPPSAPPLPGPLPRPAIQSPLAPSRMKQVLYVEDSATSQLLMRKYLQSACELTITPSPRAGLALAQERTFDLVVTDYLFPDGDALDLITRLRLHKDNTQLPIVVVSSCMDATLLNRVLKAGANDGMAKPLPTVEFRAMIERMLTEAYIRTPEKSITSVTCFQWSAHGEFHEFCPELAVHLSSTDRDDVNRRMTSAIRDQLTQGARLGFTTHEKTITHIVQT